In the Malania oleifera isolate guangnan ecotype guangnan chromosome 1, ASM2987363v1, whole genome shotgun sequence genome, one interval contains:
- the LOC131155924 gene encoding ARF guanine-nucleotide exchange factor GNOM-like, with protein MGCMNLLSGVNAFDGGSKEHTGSPSSGAIACMINSEIGAVLAVMRRNVRWGIHYMADDGQLEHSLIQSFKDLRKQIFLLQHQWHTINPTLYLQPFLDVIQSDETGAPITGVALSSVYKILTLDILDLHTVNVEDAMHLIVDAVTSCRFEVTDPASEEVVLMKILQVLLACMKSKASVKLSDQLVCNIVNTCFRIVHQASSKGELLQRIARHTMNELVRCIFSHLPDIDSTEHAPANGGRSHVKKEFGMVDEARMVGSEQLENGNVSVEYDGQPTVEFASNASTVTLMGKAGENRIEVDEGIESAQNGRHVMMEPYGIPCMVEIFHFLCSLLNVIEHIEIGPRSNPIAYDEDVPLFALSLINSAIEVAGASIRQHPKLLTLIQNELFHNLMQFGFSMSPLILSMVCSIVLNLYHHLRTELKLQLEAFVSCVLLRLAQAKHGASYQQQEVAMEALVDLCRQQTFTAEMYANFDCDLSRSNVFEDLASLLSKSAFPVNVPLSAMHILALNGVIAMIQGMAERAEMVGNELPNAERSIDVEGYKPFWTEKCENYSNPSYWIPFVRKMRYIKRKLMIGADHFNRDPKKGLEFLQGMNLLPDKLDAQSVACFFRYSIGLDKNLVGDFLGNHDEFCIQVLHEFAGTFDFRDMNLDTALRIFLETFRLPGESQKIQRALEAFAERYYEQSPQILINKDAALLLSYSLILLNTDQHNVQVKKKMTEDDFIRNNRHINGGSDLPREFLSELYHSICENEIRMAPGQAAGFPGMTSSHWIGLLHQSRKSTPYITCDCESIPHLDYDMFSILSGPTIAAISVVFDHAEHDDVLQTCVDGFLAIAKISTCYHLYDVLDDLVVSLCKLTTLLSPLSFEDSLLAIGDDTKAMMATTTVFTIANRYGDYIRSGWKNILDCVLSLHKLGLLPARLASDAADGLEPSPDLELSRPATSSLSLSWRPSMATPRKSSGLMGRFSQLLSFDMEEPSSQPTEEQLAVHQRTLQTIQSCHIDSIFTESKFLQADSLLQLSRALILAAGQPRKGNNSLEDEDVAVFCLELLIAITVNNRDRIMLLWEDVYEHVSNIVQSIIMPCTLVEKAVFGLLHICQRLLPYKENLTGELLKSLQLILKLDARVADAYCEHITQEVLRLVKANAAHIQSHMGWRAIISLLSITARHPEASEAGFEALAFIMSDGAYLLPENYGLCMDAASEFAESWVGHVDRSVCAMDLMAGSIDCLVRWSCETKEAVGGEAAAKLCQDIGEMWLRLVQGLKKVCLDRRVEVRNHALLMLQRCLIVGEGIHLQSDLILRCFDLVIFTLLDDLLEIVRGNSPKDYRNMEGTVVLAMKLLSKVFLQFLQDLSELPSFCKLWVGVLNRIEECTKAKFRGRKSEKIHELVPELLKNTLLVMKTSGVLSKTDAIGGDSFWQLTWLHVKNIAPTLQMEIFPDHESEQLQMNIKTGGNPTPDGTGIVPSGETTA; from the exons ATGGGGTGCATGAATCTGCTGTCTGGAGTCAATGCATTTGATGGAGGATCCAAGGAACACACTGGTAGCCCTTCCAGTGGTGCTATAGCATGTATGATCAATTCAGAAATTGGTGCAGTTTTGGCTGTGATGAGGAGAAATGTAAGATGGGGTATTCATTATATGGCAGATGATGGTCAGCTAGAGCATTCTCTTATCCAGTCGTTCAAGGACTTGCGGAAGCAAATATTTTTATTGCAACATCAGTGGCATACTATCAACCCAACCCTGTACCTGCAGCCATTTTTGGATGTGATTCAGTCTGATGAAACTGGTGCACCAATTACTGGTGTTGCGTTATCATCAGTTTACAAAATCTTAACCCTTGATATACTTGATCTGCATACTGTCAATGTGGAGGATGCTATGCACCTGATAGTTGATGCTGTGACTAGTTGTCGTTTTGAGGTGACAGATCCTGCTTCTGAAGAAGTGGTGCTAATGAAAATACTGCAAGTTCTTTTGGCTTGCATGAAGAGCAAGGCATCAGTTAAGTTGAGTGACCAGCTTGTATGTAACATAGTAAACACATGCTTTCGTATAGTTCATCAAGCAAGTTCCAAAGGTGAGTTGTTGCAGCGAATAGCACGCCACACAATGAATGAATTGGTTAGATGTATCTTCTCACACCTGCCTGACATTGACAGCACAGAACATGCACCAGCTAATGGAGGCAGGTCACATGTCAAGAAAGAG TTTGGTATGGTTGATGAGGCTCGCATGGTTGGGAGTGAACAACTGGAAAATGGTAATGTCAGTGTTGAGTATGATGGTCAACCAACTGTTGAATTTGCATCAAATGCTTCAACAGTTACATTAATGGGCAAGGCAGGTGAAAACAGAATTGAGGTTGACGAAGGGATTGAGTCTGCTCAAAATGGTAGGCATGTTATGATGGAACCCTATGGTATCCCATGCATGGTGGAGATATTTCACTTCTTATGTTCTTTGTTAAATGTCATTGAACACATTGAGATTGGTCCTAGATCAAATCCCATTGCATATGATGAAGACGTTCCCTTATTTGCACTGAGTTTAATTAATTCGGCCATTGAAGTGGCTGGGGCTTCTATTAGACAACACCCCAAATTATTAACTTTGATACAAAATGAACTGTTTCATAATCTGATGCAGTTTGGCTTTTCGATGAGTCCGTTAATTCTTTCAATGGTATGTAGCATTGTTCTGAATCTGTATCATCATCTGCGTACTGAGCTAAAGTTACAGCTTGAAGCTTTTGTTTCCTGTGTGCTTTTGAGGCTTGCACAAGCTAAGCACGGGGCTTCATACCAGCAGCAGGAAGTTGCCATGGAGGCTCTTGTTGACCTCTGCAGGCAGCAGACATTTACAGCTGAGATGTATGCCAACTTTGATTGTGACCTATCCCGCAGTAATGTGTTTGAAGACCTTGCTAGCTTATTGTCAAAAAGTGCATTTCCAGTGAATGTCCCTTTGTCTGCAATGCATATTCTTGCTCTTAATGGTGTGATTGCCATGATTCAGGGTATGGCTGAGCGAGCTGAGATGGTTGGCAATGAATTGCCTAATGCTGAACGTTCAATTGATGTTGAGGGATATAAGCCATTCTGGACAGAGAAATGTGAGAACTATAGCAACCCTAGTTATTGGATTCCATTTGTTCGCAAGATGAGATATATCAAGAGGAAACTAATGATTGGAGCTGATCACTTCAACCGAGATCCTAAGAAAGGTCTAGAATTTCTCCAAGGAATGAATTTATTGCCTGATAAACTTGACGCCCAGAGTGTAGCATGCTTTTTCAGGTACTCAATTGGGTTAGATAAGAATCTTGTTGGTGACTTCCTGGGAAATCATGATGAATTTTGCATTCAGGTGCTTCATGAATTTGCTGGCACTTTTGATTTTCGAGACATGAATTTGGATACTGCTTTGCGTATTTTCTTGGAAACTTTCCGTTTGCCTGGGGAATCACAGAAGATACAGAGGGCGCTGGAGGCATTTGCAGAGAGATACTATGAGCAATCACCACAGATTCTAATCAACAAAGATGCAGCCCTCTTGTTGTCATATTCTCTTATCTTGCTTAACACGGATCAACACAATGTACAAGTCAAGAAGAAGATGACTGAAGATGATTTTATTCGAAACAATCGGCATATAAATGGAGGTAGCGATCTTCCTCGGGAGTTCTTGTCAGAGCTTTACCATTCCATTTGTGAGAATGAAATCCGGATGGCTCCAGGCCAGGCTGCTGGTTTTCCAGGGATGACATCAAGCCACTGGATTGGTCTACTGCATCAATCCAGAAAAAGCACTCCATACATCACCTGTGATTGTGAATCTATACCACATCTTGACTATGATATGTTTTCTATTTTGTCAGGTCCTACAATTGCTGCAATTTCCGTGGTTTTTGATCATGCAGAGCATGATGATGTTTTACAAACATGTGTAGATGGCTTCTTGGCCATTGCAAAAATTTCGACGTGTTATCATCTTTATGATGTTTTGGATGATTTGGTTGTTTCTCTCTGCAAATTGACAACCCTGTTGAGTCCCTTATCTTTTGAAGATTCCCTTCTTGCCATAGGGGATGACACTAAGGCTATGATGGCAACCACCACAGTTTTCACCATAGCAAATAGGTATGGTGATTATATCCGTTCTGGCTGGAAAAACATACTGGATTGTGTCTTAAGCTTGCACAAGCTTGGGCTGCTTCCTGCTCGTCTGGCCAGTGATGCAGCTGATGGTTTGGAGCCCTCTCCTGACCTGGAGCTTAGCAGACCTGCTACAAGTTCCCTGTCATTATCTTGGAGACCATCTATGGCCACTCCTCGGAAATCATCGGGCTTAATGGGTCGATTCAGCCAGCTCTTATCATTTGACATGGAGGAGCCAAGTTCCCAACCAACTGAAGAACAACTTGCAGTCCATCAACGGACGCTTCAGACAATTCAAAGTTGCCATATTGATAGCATATTTACAGAAAGCAAGTTTTTGCAAGCAGATTCATTATTACAGCTTTCGCGAGCGCTCATATTGGCTGCAGGACAACCCAGAAAAGGGAATAACTCTCTGGAAGATGAAGATGTTGCCGTTTTTTGTCTGGAGCTGCTGATTGCAATCACAGTGAATAACCGAGACAGGATTATGCTTCTCTGGGAGGATGTTTATGAGCATGTCTCCAATATTGTTCAGTCAATCATAATGCCTTGCACTTTGGTGGAGAAGGCCGTGTTTGGACTTCTACATATATGCCAGCGATTGCTTCCCTATAAGGAAAATCTTACTGGTGAACTCCTCAAGTCACTGCAATTGATATTGAAACTTGATGCCCGGGTTGCTGATGCATATTGTGAGCACATTACGCAGGAAGTGTTGCGCCTGGTAAAAGCCAATGCAGCGCACATCCAATCCCATATGGGTTGGCGTGCAATTATCTCTCTGCTTTCTATTACAGCTCGACATCCTGAAGCATCGGAAGCGGGATTTGAGGCATTGGCATTTATCATGTCTGATGGAGCGTATCTGTTGCCAGAAAATTATGGTCTTTGCATGGATGCAGCAAGTGAGTTTGCTGAATCTTGGGTTGGGCATGTTGATCGATCTGTTTGTGCTATGGATCTTATGGCAGGTTCTATTGATTGCCTTGTAAGATGGTCTTGTGAGACCAAGGAAGCTGTGGGAGGAGAGGCTGCTGCAAAACTGTGTCAGGACATTGGGGAGATGTGGCTGAGGCTTGTGCAGGGACTGAAGAAGGTCTGTTTGGACCGGAGAGTAGAGGTGAGGAACCATGCTCTCCTAATGCTACAGAGATGCTTAATAGTAGGGGAGGGGATCCACcttcaaagtgatttaatattgCGGTGTTTTGATCTGGTAATCTTTACCCTACTtgatgatttattagaaattgtACGAGGGAACTCTCCGAAGGATTACCGAAACATGGAGGGAACTGTTGTCCTTGCGATGAAACTTTTGTCGAAGGTGTTCTTGCAGTTCCTACAGGATCTCTCGGAGCTGCCATCCTTTTGCAAACTATGGGTAGGAGTTCTTAACAGAATTGAGGAATGTACGAAGGCAAAATTTCGAGGCAGAAAGAGTGAGAAGATACATGAATTAGTCCCTGAGCTCCTCAAGAACACTTTGCTTGTAATGAAAACAAGTGGGGTTCTATCGAAGACTGATGCTATTGGTGGGGACAGTTTTTGGCAGTTGACATGGTTGCATGTGAAAAATATTGCTCCAACATTGCAGATGGAAATCTTCCCAGATCATGAGTCGGAGCAATTGCAGATGAACATAAAAACTGGGGGAAACCCCACTCCTGATGGTACCGGGATTGTTCCATCAGGTGAGACCACAGCCTGA